Proteins encoded in a region of the Sander lucioperca isolate FBNREF2018 chromosome 4, SLUC_FBN_1.2, whole genome shotgun sequence genome:
- the LOC116052244 gene encoding choline transporter-like protein 1 yields the protein MGCCNSTESKRDWKPLEQRSCTDIPWLIIFTLFCIGMVCICAFPIATGAASRLISGYDSYGNTCGKNNAKIEGVPLSGQDMTENKYVFFLDPCNLDLINRKIKSIALCVSKCPATELKEYSDLKQFALNNGSHLCSYDISPTRYTSSSDRFTKCPKLPVPPSKSVPLLHRCIPVDIGCYAEFAQAFITFVSDNTVLRRVIAGVMASKEIIMGLCLLALVLSLIMMVVIRYISKVLVWILTILVIIGSIGGTGVLWWLYADHRRALDNNTLSVFGKEVASDNVKALLVYAIGATIFTVVLLLVMFFMRKRVALTISLFHVAGKVFIHLPLLALQPFWTFLCLMLFWVYWIAVLLSLGTSGTPVKNNSTGVVEYQMEGPLQYMVWYHAVGLIWISEFILAFQQMTIAGAVVTYYFTRNKSQLPVTPILSSMVRTIRYHLGTLAKGSFIITLVKIPRLILMYIHSQLKGKENACARCMLKACVCCLWCLEKCLSYLNQNAYTATAINSTSFCTSARDAFLILVENALRVAAINTVGDFVLFLGKVLVVSCTAFAGVLALNYQREYTVWVLPLLIVCLFAFLVAHCFLSVFENVVDVLFLCFAVDTKYNDGSSGREYYMDKALMEYVENSKKEGLYKPGDGDGREMKSMARGGTSA from the exons ATGGGATGTTGTAACAGCACCGAG AGCAAACGTGATTGGAAACCACTGGAGCAGCGCAGCTGCACGGACATCCCATGGCTCATCATATTCACATTGTTTTGTATTGGGATG GTGTGTATATGTGCCTTTCCCATCGCCACAGGAGCTGCCTCCAGGCTTATCTCAGGATATGACAGTTATGGCAACACCTGTGGCAAGAATAACGCCAAGATCGAGGGAGTACCCCTCAGTGGCcaagacatgacagaaaacaa GTATGTTTTCTTTCTAGACCCTTGCAACCTTGATTTAATCAACAGGAAGATCAAGTCGATTGCTCTGTGTGTCTCCAAATGTCCTGCTACTGAACTGAAAGAATACAGCGATTTAAAGCAGTTTGCTCTGAATAATG GATCTCATCTCTGCTCCTATGATATTTCTCCTACAAGATACACAAGCAGTTCAGACAGATTCACTAAATGTCCCAAACTCCCTGTTCCACCAAG TAAATCTGTCCCACTGTTACACCGCTGTATTCCTGTGGATATCGGATGCTATGCAGAATTCGCCCAGGCATTCATCACATTTGTCAGTGACAACACTGTGCTGCGTCGGGTCATTGCTGGGGTGATGGCCAGCAAGGAGATTATCATGGGCCTTTGTTTGCTGGCTTTAG tccTGTCCCTGATCATGATGGTCGTCATTCGTTACATCTCCAAAGTGCTGGTGTGGATTCTAACAATTCTGGTAATCATTGGCTCTATAG GTGGGACAGGCGTCCTCTGGTGGCTCTATGCGGACCACAGGAGAGCCCTTGATAATAACACCTTATCAGTATTTGGAAAAGAAGTTGCCTCAGACAATGTAAAGGCCCTGCTTGTGTATGCAATTGGTGCAACAATTTTCACG GTAGTTCTCCTGCTGGTGATGTTCTTCATGAGGAAGCGTGTGGCTCTCACCATCTCCCTGTTCCACGTAGCTGGTAAAGTGTTCATCCACCTTCCCCTGTTGGCTCTGCAGCCTTTCTGGACCTTCCTTTGCCTCATGCTCTTCTGGGTCTACTGGATCGCTGTGCTTCTCTCTCTCGGGACTTCAG GCACACCAGTAAAGAACAACTCTACAGGCGTGGTTGAATATCAAATGGAAGGGCCTCTGCAGTACATGGTGTGGTATCACGCTGTGGGTCTCATCTGGATCAGTGAGTTCATTCTTGCCTTCCAGCAAATGACCATCGCCGGAGCTGTGGTCACTTACTACTTCACAAG GAATAAGTCCCAGTTGCCAGTAACTCCCATCCTCTCCTCCATGGTACGTACCATCCGCTACCATCTGGGTACTCTGGCCAAAGGCTCCTTCATCATCACGCTTGTTAAGATCCCTCGTCTCATCCTAATGTacatccacagccagctcaaaGGAAAG GAAAACGCCTGTGCTCGCTGCATGCTGAAAGCTTGTGTCTGCTGTCTGTGGTGTCTTGAGAAGTGCCTTTCATACTTAAATCAA AATGCTTACACTGCGACAGCCATCAACAGCACTAGTTTCTGCACCTCTGCCCGGGACGCTTTCCTTATCTTAGTGGAGAATGCTCTCCGAGTGGCCGCCATCAACACTGTGGGCGACTTTGTCCTCTTCCTGGGAAAG GTGCTTGTTGTCTCCTGTACAGCTTTCGCCGGCGTTCTGGCTCTGAACTACCAGAGGGAATACACCGTGTGGGTCCTGCCTCTTCTCATCGTCTGTCTGTTTGCCTTCCTGGTGGCTCACTGCTTCCTTTCAGTCTTTGAGAATGTGGTGGACGTTCTCTTCCTCTGCTTTGCTGTGGACACAAAGTACAATGATGGCAGCTCTGGGCGCGAGTACTACATGGACAAGGCCTTAATG GAATATGTTGAGAACAGTAAGAAAGAAGGTTTGTACAAGCCTGGTGATGGAGATGGACGGGAGATGAAGTCCATG GCACGTGGAGGTACTTCTGCTTGA